Proteins co-encoded in one Symmachiella macrocystis genomic window:
- a CDS encoding DcaP family trimeric outer membrane transporter: MYLGDAQNVDPERFAGQFSSDSQRFEIGVDLYSAPEFEGGLIIFGRNVAMKIGGLVKADFIYDFNPIDSTDSFVTTSIPVGAPPRTNARFHARQSRLSFDTRWKTSAQIVRIYVEGDFFSDSDRFRLRHAYGEIGSLLVGQTWTTFTDVAAAPATLDFEGSVSSVNRRQAQARWTQAILSEDLTLALAVEDARFIIETLPGVDIAPRKPSPDFASHLRFEQEWGRFQVGGLYRIVGGQLVGESTEQYGDDMETLPAWGVNITGVVLLTDVTKSYFQILVGDGIGSYRSLPDAVPISADQIGLLPIFGWMVGFTRDWNDSLSSNFTYAENNLDTSDFQAGDDVQRTTYLAANLIWSPWERAKFGVEYLYGIRENVDGAVGDAHRVQASFIFDLP, translated from the coding sequence ATGTATTTGGGTGACGCGCAAAATGTTGATCCGGAGCGGTTTGCTGGGCAGTTTTCCTCCGACTCGCAGCGGTTTGAAATTGGCGTAGATCTCTATTCTGCTCCCGAATTCGAAGGCGGATTGATCATTTTCGGTCGCAATGTGGCGATGAAGATTGGCGGCTTGGTCAAGGCGGACTTCATCTACGACTTCAATCCTATCGATTCGACCGACTCTTTCGTCACCACCAGCATTCCCGTCGGCGCACCGCCACGGACCAACGCCCGATTTCACGCGCGGCAATCGCGGCTGAGCTTTGATACCCGTTGGAAAACCAGTGCTCAGATCGTACGGATCTACGTGGAAGGCGATTTTTTCAGCGACAGTGACCGCTTTCGTCTAAGGCATGCCTACGGGGAAATTGGCTCGCTGCTAGTGGGGCAGACCTGGACCACGTTCACAGATGTGGCGGCGGCTCCGGCGACACTCGACTTTGAAGGGTCCGTCTCCAGTGTCAACCGACGCCAGGCGCAGGCTCGTTGGACGCAGGCGATTCTGAGTGAGGATTTGACGCTGGCCTTGGCAGTGGAGGACGCGCGGTTCATTATCGAGACACTTCCGGGCGTCGACATCGCGCCACGGAAGCCATCTCCCGACTTCGCGAGCCATTTGCGTTTCGAGCAGGAGTGGGGCCGATTTCAGGTCGGCGGTTTATACCGCATCGTGGGCGGACAACTCGTGGGGGAGAGCACCGAGCAGTATGGTGACGATATGGAAACCCTCCCTGCCTGGGGCGTGAACATCACCGGTGTTGTACTGCTGACGGATGTCACGAAGTCATATTTCCAGATCTTGGTGGGCGATGGGATCGGCAGCTACCGTAGCCTGCCGGATGCCGTCCCCATTTCGGCGGATCAGATCGGACTGCTGCCCATTTTCGGTTGGATGGTCGGATTCACTCGCGACTGGAACGATTCGCTGAGTTCGAACTTTACCTACGCTGAAAATAATCTCGACACCTCCGATTTTCAGGCCGGTGATGATGTCCAACGCACGACGTACCTAGCCGCGAATCTGATCTGGAGTCCGTGGGAACGCGCAAAATTCGGGGTAGAGTATCTGTATGGTATCCGGGAGAACGTTGACGGTGCGGTTGGAGACGCGCACCGGGTTCAGGCCTCGTTCATCTTCGATTTACCCTAA
- a CDS encoding site-specific DNA-methyltransferase: MVRFLKIGKWTGENVLDLFGGSSSTLIACEQTERKAFLMELDPLYCEVIVGRREQFTGQKAERVSATEEVKP, encoded by the coding sequence ATTGTACGGTTTCTAAAGATCGGAAAGTGGACGGGTGAGAATGTGCTCGACCTGTTCGGCGGAAGCAGTTCGACTCTCATTGCTTGTGAGCAGACGGAGCGGAAGGCGTTTCTGATGGAACTCGATCCGCTGTATTGTGAAGTGATCGTCGGACGCCGGGAACAGTTTACAGGCCAGAAGGCGGAACGGGTTTCGGCCACCGAGGAGGTGAAGCCGTGA
- a CDS encoding DUF1937 family protein — protein sequence MIYLASPYSHPDAIVRERRFRAAGGMAARLIRAGEVVFSPVAHGHVISLYGVPTDWSFWEAHARRFLEQCDQVVVLSIDGWRESVGVAAEIEIVKELNKPVRYLDSGALTHVSEGRIGVNKWTS from the coding sequence GTGATCTATTTGGCATCTCCCTATTCGCATCCGGACGCCATCGTCCGCGAGCGACGATTCCGTGCGGCCGGTGGGATGGCGGCACGATTGATTCGCGCCGGCGAAGTGGTATTTTCGCCGGTAGCGCACGGGCACGTGATTTCACTGTACGGCGTACCGACGGATTGGTCGTTTTGGGAAGCCCACGCCCGACGGTTCTTGGAACAGTGCGATCAGGTCGTTGTGCTCTCAATCGATGGTTGGCGGGAGAGTGTGGGTGTTGCGGCGGAAATCGAGATCGTAAAGGAACTGAACAAGCCCGTGCGGTACCTCGATTCCGGGGCTCTAACCCATGTGAGCGAGGGCAGAATCGGGGTGAACAAATGGACTAGCTAG
- a CDS encoding NrdR family transcriptional regulator: MREGSENNVVNSQQRGLQCRACGHQRFRVINTRAAKGGKLLRRRDCRKCGERITTWELAVGDASG; this comes from the coding sequence ATGAGAGAGGGATCCGAGAACAACGTGGTAAATAGTCAACAGCGCGGTTTGCAATGCCGGGCATGCGGTCACCAGCGGTTCAGAGTGATTAACACGCGGGCCGCGAAGGGTGGAAAATTGTTGCGGCGACGGGATTGCCGCAAATGTGGCGAGCGGATAACGACTTGGGAACTGGCGGTCGGTGACGCATCAGGTTGA
- a CDS encoding lipocalin-like domain-containing protein, with protein sequence MSTGQSQVSEQFVGAWSLISWTATLPDGTIRHPYGEQPLGRIMYSPNGKMVACLMRRHRIRCASDNRHEATSAERDAAYRDYVSYFGAFSVDATNSTVTHHVEGATFPNWIGTDLVREFCFADQELTLSLLGPDGSAHALKWERLSE encoded by the coding sequence ATGTCTACCGGCCAATCGCAAGTTTCGGAACAGTTCGTTGGAGCCTGGTCGCTGATCTCGTGGACCGCTACATTGCCGGACGGGACGATTCGACATCCTTACGGCGAGCAGCCGCTCGGCCGGATCATGTACTCACCCAACGGAAAGATGGTTGCCTGCCTGATGCGGCGCCATCGAATACGATGCGCATCAGACAACCGCCACGAAGCCACATCAGCGGAACGCGACGCAGCCTACCGCGATTACGTTTCTTATTTTGGGGCGTTTAGCGTTGATGCGACGAACAGTACAGTAACACATCACGTCGAAGGCGCGACTTTCCCAAACTGGATCGGGACAGATTTAGTGCGAGAGTTTTGTTTCGCGGACCAAGAACTCACACTCAGCCTGTTGGGCCCGGACGGCTCCGCACACGCACTGAAGTGGGAACGACTTTCGGAGTAG
- a CDS encoding NAD-dependent epimerase/dehydratase family protein, translating into MEALITGGTGLIGAEVVRTLAKRGASKLTVFDINDSTQRLDELATSVTIQQGDLGESRQVLDVVRKSQPDVIYHLGGMLSLPSDNNPQAAFLANAVGTYNVLEAARIHGVSKVIFSSTIGTYCQDLDDRPIDDLTLQRPMLFYGACKVFGEHMGMFYRRKYGIDFRGVRFPSIVGPGVRTPGSVQYTSHMIEESANGRHFTIWVRPEMRVTLLYVKDAARAIVELAEAPVEQIQMVNYVLAGPSPSAQELADLVERKIPGARIDFEIDQEIQARLDKSIHPIDDRFARDEWGWQPTYDLEALVDDFLTELSQHPQRYA; encoded by the coding sequence ATGGAAGCATTAATTACGGGCGGTACGGGCCTTATCGGGGCTGAGGTCGTTCGAACTTTGGCAAAGCGCGGTGCGTCGAAACTAACGGTTTTCGACATCAATGACTCGACACAACGGCTAGACGAGCTTGCGACCAGCGTGACGATTCAACAGGGTGATTTGGGAGAATCTAGGCAGGTATTGGACGTTGTGCGGAAATCTCAACCTGACGTGATTTATCATCTCGGCGGAATGCTGTCGCTACCGTCTGATAATAATCCACAGGCTGCGTTTTTGGCCAATGCGGTGGGAACGTACAATGTTCTCGAAGCGGCGCGGATTCACGGCGTTTCAAAAGTGATTTTTAGCAGCACTATCGGGACATACTGCCAAGATCTCGATGATCGCCCGATCGACGACCTGACCCTGCAGCGGCCGATGCTGTTTTACGGCGCCTGTAAAGTGTTCGGCGAACATATGGGGATGTTCTACCGGCGCAAATACGGAATCGACTTTCGCGGCGTACGTTTTCCGTCGATTGTGGGCCCTGGCGTCCGCACTCCTGGTTCAGTTCAGTACACCTCGCACATGATCGAGGAATCTGCTAACGGAAGGCATTTTACTATCTGGGTGCGTCCAGAGATGCGCGTTACGCTCCTGTATGTCAAAGACGCGGCGCGCGCAATAGTCGAACTTGCCGAAGCTCCAGTGGAGCAGATTCAGATGGTCAACTACGTCCTTGCCGGCCCAAGCCCTTCGGCGCAGGAACTAGCAGATCTTGTCGAACGAAAAATCCCCGGTGCCCGAATCGACTTCGAGATCGACCAGGAGATTCAAGCCCGACTCGACAAGTCCATCCATCCGATCGACGATAGGTTTGCCCGCGACGAATGGGGCTGGCAACCCACATACGATTTGGAAGCATTAGTGGACGACTTTCTCACTGAACTATCACAACACCCGCAAAGGTACGCCTAA
- a CDS encoding H-X9-DG-CTERM domain-containing protein produces MIKETRPTKTPNPTGCDDCFASQHTGGVFFLFADGSVNRGAAPNRVTAPPTPVHGAAR; encoded by the coding sequence GTGATCAAGGAAACGCGTCCCACCAAGACACCCAACCCCACAGGTTGCGATGACTGTTTCGCCAGCCAGCACACCGGTGGAGTGTTCTTCCTCTTCGCCGATGGTTCGGTAAATCGGGGTGCTGCTCCCAATCGAGTAACGGCACCTCCCACGCCTGTTCACGGAGCGGCTCGGTGA
- a CDS encoding metallophosphoesterase family protein gives MCLNTNEQIDVQTPWLEEVLKDNPNKWTVVTHHHPIYPSSCAQNPEIRDVWQPLYDKYGVDIVLQGHDHSYGRTGLMGHEHNLPTGVTVQSEKAGTLYVVSVSGPKQYGRNEFPFVRRAEDTQLYQIITVDGDELRYDARTATGALYDAFTLRKRDGEVNELIERVPDTPEYRRPEIKKKP, from the coding sequence ATTTGCCTCAACACCAATGAGCAAATTGACGTGCAAACGCCCTGGCTGGAAGAAGTTCTCAAGGACAATCCCAACAAATGGACGGTCGTGACGCACCACCATCCGATTTACCCGTCCAGCTGCGCACAAAACCCAGAAATCCGCGACGTTTGGCAGCCGCTGTACGACAAATACGGCGTCGATATCGTCCTGCAAGGCCACGACCATAGCTACGGCCGCACCGGTTTGATGGGCCACGAACACAATCTGCCGACCGGCGTCACCGTCCAAAGCGAGAAGGCGGGAACGCTCTATGTCGTTTCGGTTAGTGGCCCCAAACAATATGGCCGCAACGAATTCCCCTTCGTGCGACGGGCGGAAGATACGCAACTGTATCAGATCATTACCGTCGATGGCGATGAGTTGCGCTATGATGCTCGCACAGCAACCGGAGCTTTGTATGACGCTTTCACGCTACGCAAACGCGATGGTGAGGTCAACGAGTTGATCGAACGCGTTCCCGATACGCCTGAGTACCGCCGCCCGGAAATTAAGAAAAAGCCATGA
- a CDS encoding DUF3179 domain-containing (seleno)protein, which yields MQFNNGKHPRVPTVFPATFPIPRMRGIIVATLLAILASSPLGVLQEARAYQESKVVKPETDATPATVSSHQPPAPKSEEFSPIRVLPKMRPITDFAVVDATEGSETVLDDEMILGVEIKGETRAYPMNMINGPFREILNDEVGGKAIAVTWCFLCHNGIVYAREVHGEVLTFSVSGLLWKRNLVMVDEESDSLWSHMLGRSMQGEFQGTVLERLPVTMTTWKIWKSQHPETTVGILRRTSHRFQGDFYKAPQRFVIGFDNKSKARAWGFADLIKQPVLNEELNGIPVLVLFDAKSFTASLYSRSVDGQTLTFTQSDKHLRDRETGRIWDQLTGKQMGTDASLARLKRLPGVVSFAGSWKRFYPHSTFWGTHIDYGTTDAPEQ from the coding sequence ATGCAATTCAATAATGGCAAACACCCGCGAGTGCCAACAGTGTTTCCGGCAACGTTTCCGATACCAAGAATGCGGGGGATCATAGTCGCGACCCTCTTGGCCATCCTCGCCAGTTCGCCCCTTGGCGTGCTCCAAGAAGCGCGTGCCTACCAGGAAAGCAAAGTTGTGAAGCCGGAAACTGACGCTACTCCCGCAACCGTTTCATCGCACCAACCGCCTGCTCCCAAATCGGAGGAATTCTCCCCGATTCGAGTTTTGCCCAAAATGCGTCCGATTACCGATTTTGCTGTTGTTGATGCGACTGAGGGGTCCGAGACTGTCTTGGATGATGAGATGATCCTGGGCGTCGAGATCAAAGGCGAAACGCGGGCCTATCCGATGAACATGATCAACGGTCCGTTCCGTGAAATTCTAAACGACGAAGTTGGCGGAAAAGCAATCGCCGTCACCTGGTGCTTTCTGTGTCACAATGGCATAGTTTACGCGCGCGAAGTTCATGGGGAAGTGTTAACCTTCTCCGTTTCAGGGCTGCTGTGGAAACGCAATTTGGTGATGGTTGACGAAGAGTCGGACAGTTTGTGGAGTCATATGCTGGGGCGGTCCATGCAGGGCGAATTCCAAGGCACTGTTCTTGAGCGTCTTCCCGTCACAATGACCACATGGAAGATATGGAAGTCACAACATCCCGAAACGACAGTGGGGATTCTGCGACGGACATCCCATCGCTTTCAGGGTGATTTCTACAAGGCTCCCCAGCGATTCGTGATCGGGTTCGATAACAAATCCAAAGCCCGCGCATGGGGGTTTGCCGATTTGATAAAACAACCAGTCCTCAATGAAGAGCTGAATGGCATTCCGGTGCTAGTACTCTTCGATGCGAAGAGCTTTACTGCATCGCTTTATAGCCGTTCGGTCGATGGCCAGACGTTAACGTTTACGCAGAGCGATAAACACTTACGAGATCGTGAAACGGGTCGGATATGGGATCAACTCACTGGTAAGCAGATGGGAACCGACGCCTCTCTCGCTCGATTGAAACGCTTACCAGGAGTGGTTTCGTTTGCGGGTTCATGGAAACGGTTCTATCCCCATTCAACATTCTGGGGGACTCATATTGACTACGGGACCACTGATGCGCCTGAACAGTGA
- a CDS encoding DUF3179 domain-containing protein has product MTNDQQERIERSDGRDGEGRVGKQPRAVVARRMWGVVEILLFALIVAVAWQIYSSIAVWNDDPKRNTAFLINGNEQARNSRIANIPFDLSHVTVPANEIRDGGPGKDGIPALSDPNFLEAADAYYLQGEDRVIGFVSGDEARAYPLKILMYHEIVNDRIGDVPLAVTYCPLCDSAMVFDRRTPLGERAFGVSGLLYNSNVLMYDRSDMAESLWSQLQTKGISGPASKLTLKTLPLELTTWQDWRSRHPMTKVLSTDGRYYGRDPYAGYYDRPQLMFPVQPMSDKLPTKARVLGVWTANTSRAYPESIFSKERTRIEEQIDGKKIVINFDPQSRSLRVVQADEGVQWLYSLWFAWYAFHPETSVVE; this is encoded by the coding sequence ATGACGAATGATCAACAGGAACGCATTGAGAGAAGTGACGGGCGTGATGGAGAAGGTCGAGTTGGCAAACAACCTCGTGCGGTCGTGGCACGGCGAATGTGGGGCGTAGTTGAGATTTTGCTTTTCGCTTTGATAGTCGCGGTGGCTTGGCAAATCTATTCGTCTATCGCAGTGTGGAACGATGATCCTAAACGGAATACAGCATTTCTAATCAATGGCAACGAACAAGCACGCAATAGTCGGATCGCGAACATTCCGTTTGACTTGTCTCACGTCACCGTGCCGGCGAACGAAATTCGTGACGGCGGCCCCGGCAAGGATGGAATCCCCGCATTGAGCGACCCAAATTTCTTAGAGGCCGCGGATGCTTACTATCTGCAAGGGGAGGATCGGGTCATCGGTTTTGTCAGCGGCGATGAGGCCCGCGCTTACCCGCTAAAAATCCTCATGTATCACGAAATCGTCAACGACCGTATCGGCGACGTTCCGCTAGCCGTCACGTACTGTCCGCTGTGCGACTCCGCCATGGTATTTGATCGGCGCACGCCGCTCGGTGAACGCGCGTTCGGCGTTTCAGGTTTGCTTTATAACAGCAATGTGCTGATGTACGACCGATCCGACATGGCGGAAAGCCTGTGGTCTCAGTTGCAAACAAAAGGCATTTCCGGTCCGGCGTCAAAACTCACTCTCAAGACGCTTCCGTTGGAATTGACCACATGGCAAGACTGGCGGTCCCGTCATCCGATGACCAAGGTACTCTCGACGGACGGACGCTATTACGGTCGCGATCCGTATGCAGGGTATTATGACAGGCCGCAGTTGATGTTTCCCGTGCAGCCCATGAGTGACAAATTGCCCACAAAGGCGCGCGTGCTCGGAGTGTGGACGGCGAATACCTCACGGGCCTATCCTGAGTCCATTTTTAGTAAAGAGCGGACTCGCATAGAAGAACAAATCGACGGAAAAAAGATTGTGATTAATTTCGACCCGCAGTCGCGCAGTTTACGCGTGGTGCAGGCTGATGAGGGCGTGCAATGGCTCTACTCGTTGTGGTTTGCCTGGTATGCCTTTCACCCGGAGACGTCGGTCGTCGAATGA
- a CDS encoding Crp/Fnr family transcriptional regulator, producing MDQITRGLRNCETLKALTRAQRLQLAENSRIQVIPHKTLVYRATDQSQHVYLLVSGQVRVAHVNDGGKQSILMLVMPGRLFGEMAICHTGPREESCEVIQDSTVVSIPVTALRGVMQENGNLSIDIITLFGARRRRIEGRLKSVLFQKHRQRLMQLLLELAEDYGTPQGNGIRIAMGLSYQELGSLIGASRETIKSILGELRNERLLSIDRSEIVITHPAFFCAERLSDAGNDFCSPTHRLQQR from the coding sequence ATGGACCAGATAACGCGAGGCTTGCGGAATTGTGAAACGCTGAAAGCGCTCACACGCGCACAGCGCCTGCAGCTTGCTGAGAATAGCAGGATACAAGTGATTCCCCACAAAACGCTTGTCTACCGGGCAACTGACCAATCGCAGCACGTCTATTTACTTGTCAGTGGGCAAGTTCGTGTTGCTCATGTCAACGACGGCGGAAAACAGTCCATTCTGATGCTTGTCATGCCGGGGCGATTGTTCGGTGAAATGGCAATTTGTCATACCGGGCCGCGTGAAGAGAGCTGTGAAGTGATCCAAGATTCAACGGTCGTTAGCATTCCTGTCACTGCGCTTCGTGGTGTAATGCAAGAAAACGGCAATCTCTCGATTGATATAATTACGCTTTTTGGCGCCCGTCGACGACGCATCGAAGGCCGCCTGAAATCTGTATTGTTCCAGAAACATCGGCAGCGACTGATGCAACTACTGTTAGAGCTTGCCGAGGATTATGGAACTCCCCAGGGGAACGGAATTCGAATTGCGATGGGGTTGTCATACCAGGAACTGGGAAGCCTTATTGGAGCTTCACGAGAGACGATTAAGAGCATTCTTGGTGAGTTGCGAAACGAACGTTTGCTGAGTATTGACCGTAGCGAAATTGTCATTACTCACCCCGCTTTTTTCTGTGCCGAACGATTGAGTGATGCGGGAAATGATTTCTGCAGTCCAACGCATCGCCTTCAGCAGAGATAG
- a CDS encoding PP2C family protein-serine/threonine phosphatase, producing MSDDLPPPDTEFYAQPGDFASRFFVDPKTAVRVRFGSASDTGLVRENNEDHFAVLHRYRSQNMLSTNLPREKFSAIRDEAFAFVVTDGLGGAAAGEMASRVVMEEAWELSAQASSWVMQFHNLSSQQLRERLESYALRMQQKLVQISERYPNTKGMGTTWTTAYIMGWDAVIAHIGDSRAYIFRDGKLKQLTRDHTLAQAMKDSGMTPGVADRFHHLLTNVLDSIGGETILDVEHVSLQHGDRLLLCTDGLSDMVPENKIVEIMGSVDEPRAACRALIAKALENGGKDNVTVVLGKFTDIE from the coding sequence ATGTCGGATGACTTGCCCCCTCCCGATACAGAGTTTTATGCGCAGCCCGGCGATTTTGCGTCTCGGTTTTTCGTAGATCCGAAAACGGCTGTGAGGGTGCGTTTCGGTTCAGCCAGCGACACGGGATTGGTCCGTGAGAATAATGAGGATCACTTTGCTGTGCTTCACAGGTATCGCTCACAGAATATGCTCTCGACGAATCTGCCGCGTGAAAAGTTTTCCGCAATCCGGGATGAGGCCTTTGCCTTCGTCGTAACGGATGGTCTAGGAGGAGCTGCGGCCGGGGAAATGGCAAGTCGCGTTGTGATGGAAGAGGCCTGGGAATTATCTGCCCAGGCAAGCAGCTGGGTCATGCAGTTCCACAACTTGTCCTCGCAGCAACTTAGAGAACGGCTGGAATCGTATGCATTAAGAATGCAACAGAAACTCGTGCAGATCTCTGAACGGTACCCGAATACGAAGGGCATGGGGACGACTTGGACAACAGCATATATCATGGGATGGGATGCGGTCATTGCCCATATCGGTGATTCGCGGGCTTATATTTTCCGTGATGGAAAGTTAAAGCAGTTGACTCGTGATCATACACTCGCGCAGGCGATGAAAGATTCAGGAATGACTCCAGGTGTCGCTGATCGGTTCCACCATCTTCTTACGAATGTTCTCGACAGCATAGGTGGTGAGACAATCCTGGATGTCGAACATGTCTCGCTTCAACATGGCGATCGACTTCTTTTGTGTACTGACGGCCTCTCCGACATGGTCCCGGAAAACAAGATCGTCGAAATCATGGGCAGCGTCGATGAGCCGAGAGCAGCCTGCAGAGCCTTAATCGCCAAGGCGTTGGAAAACGGAGGCAAGGACAATGTTACGGTCGTTCTCGGGAAGTTTACCGACATCGAATGA
- a CDS encoding rhomboid family intramembrane serine protease: MLLKSRRQVTVMMVQIVAVGLWLLFQIVSSLGGTETGVAYGAHIGGFLAGVVLAKPFFRSQSQSFGGVETLSPHSHFLTRLVMRWTVGFNGNNV; the protein is encoded by the coding sequence TTGTTGCTTAAATCTCGCCGGCAGGTTACCGTCATGATGGTTCAAATCGTCGCAGTTGGTTTGTGGTTACTCTTTCAAATCGTGAGCAGCCTGGGTGGAACTGAGACAGGAGTCGCTTACGGTGCTCACATCGGCGGCTTTCTCGCTGGCGTCGTGCTCGCCAAGCCGTTTTTTCGGTCGCAATCGCAATCATTCGGTGGCGTGGAGACACTATCGCCGCATTCACATTTCTTAACTAGATTGGTAATGCGGTGGACAGTGGGTTTCAATGGAAACAACGTGTGA